The genomic interval TGATGTCACCGGCCACATCAACTCCATCCTTCTAGGTATTCCAGGTCCGCAAAGTCCAAGGCACCAACACAGGGAAGATCTTTGCCATGAAGGTCCTGAAGAAGGTAGTGCCACCCTGGGCCCCCCCAAGACCCCCCCAGTGAGCCCCCCGCTCACTGCATGTCCCCTCCAGGCAAAAATCGCCTGCAACGCCAAGGACACGGCACACACCCGGGCCGAGAGGAACATCTTGGAGGCCGTCAAGCATCCCTTCATCGTGGACCTCATCTATGCCTTCCAGACGGGTGGCAAGCTCTACCTCATCCTGGAGTGCCTCAGCGGTCCGGGAGGGTCTGGGTGGGGACACAGCGGGGACAGGGATAGCTCGGGGGGTCCCACTTGGGGTTGTCACCTTGCAGGTGGAGAGCTCTTCATGCAGCTGGAGCGGGAGGGCATCTTCCTGGAGGACACTGCCTGGTAGGGAAGGGAtgagggggctggggaggggggttGTGGAGGGGGCAGGACCCCAATGCTGCTCACAGCTgcccccctgctccccagtTTCTACCTGAGCGAGATCACGCTGGCACTGGGCCACCTGCACTCCCATGGCATCATCTACCGCGACCTCAAGCCAGAGAACATCATGCTCAACAGCCAAGGTGGGCTGGGGGCTTTTGGCGTGGTGGTGGGGGGTCCCCAAGGGTGACACTCaccccatcctcctccttctgTAGGTCACATCAAGCTGACCGACTTCGGGCTGTGCAAGGAGTCAATCCATGACGGGGCTGTCACCCACACCTTCTGCGGCACCATCGAGTACATGTGAGCTGGGTTCGGCGTGGGGGGGAATATAGGGGACCCCCTCCCACTCAGGgacccccccgtgtccccccagggCCCCTGAGATCCTGGTACGCAGTGGGCACAACCGGGCGGTGGACTGGTGGAGCCTGGGCGCCCTGATGTACGACATGCTCACAGGATCGGCAAGTCCCACTCCTGCTCTTTCCTTCCCCGGGGAGGGGGTTTAATGTGACCGGGGGGGTCGTGGGTGTGTGTTTGGGAGGGTCCCCAGCAGGGTGATGCTGAGCCTTCCTCGCAGCCCCCATTCACTGCCGAGAACCGCAAGAAAACCATCGATAAGATTCTCAAGGGGAAGCTGGTGCTGCCGCCGTATCTGACGCCCGACGCGCGGGACCTGCTCAAAAAGGtgctcccccccgccccatttTGTTTGCGTAGGTCCTACCATAACACCCCCATCCCCGTGCCCCACTCtattcccctttctcttccagTTCCTCAAGAGAAACCCTAACCAGCGGGTTGGGGGTGGCCCGGGCGATGCGGCCGATGTGCAGGTACAGGGGTGGGCACAGGGGGGGTGCCAGGCGGACCCTCCACCTCCCTGACGCCCCTACCTGCAGAAACAGCCCTTTTTCCGTCACATCAACTGGGAGGACCTGCTGGCCCGCAGGCTGGACCCCCCCTTCAAACCCTGCCTGGtagggatggggtgggggggaggacAGGCAGGGTGGGTGTTGGGGGCACCCATGGGAGCACCCATTGCCTCCCACCCCGCAGCAATCGGAGGAGGACGTCAGCCAGTTTGACACCCGCTTCACCCGCCAGACGCCTGTTGACAGCCCGGATGATGCTGCCATCAGCGAAAGTGCCAACCAGGCCTTCTTGGTAcgggggggacagtggggacctCTCCCTGGGTGGGGTTGGGGACCCAgcccccccatgacccccctcTCTGCCCGCAGGGCTTCACCTACGTGGCCCCCTCGGT from Columba livia isolate bColLiv1 breed racing homer chromosome 5, bColLiv1.pat.W.v2, whole genome shotgun sequence carries:
- the RPS6KB2 gene encoding ribosomal protein S6 kinase beta-2 isoform X10 → MAGVFDIDLETEEGSDGDEPELGAEMELEPRGNGLEPVGHYEEIEISESSVNNGPEHIGPHCFELLRVLGKGGYGKVFQVRKVQGTNTGKIFAMKVLKKAKIACNAKDTAHTRAERNILEAVKHPFIVDLIYAFQTGGKLYLILECLSGGELFMQLEREGIFLEDTACFYLSEITLALGHLHSHGIIYRDLKPENIMLNSQGHIKLTDFGLCKESIHDGAVTHTFCGTIEYMAPEILVRSGHNRAVDWWSLGALMYDMLTGSPPFTAENRKKTIDKILKGKLVLPPYLTPDARDLLKKFLKRNPNQRVGGGPGDAADVQKQPFFRHINWEDLLARRLDPPFKPCLQSEEDVSQFDTRFTRQTPVDSPDDAAISESANQAFLGFTYVAPSVLESIKEGFSFQPKPREVLPL
- the RPS6KB2 gene encoding ribosomal protein S6 kinase beta-2 isoform X9; the protein is MAGVFDIDLETEEGSDGDEPELGAVSRHRGTGTGWGRGAAGEMELEPRGNGLEPVGHYEEIEISESSVNNGPEHIGPHCFELLRVLGKGGYGKVFQVRKVQGTNTGKIFAMKVLKKAKIACNAKDTAHTRAERNILEAVKHPFIVDLIYAFQTGGKLYLILECLSGGELFMQLEREGIFLEDTACFYLSEITLALGHLHSHGIIYRDLKPENIMLNSQGHIKLTDFGLCKESIHDGAVTHTFCGTIEYMAPEILVRSGHNRAVDWWSLGALMYDMLTGSPPFTAENRKKTIDKILKGKLVLPPYLTPDARDLLKKFLKRNPNQRVGGGPGDAADVQKQPFFRHINWEDLLARRLDPPFKPCLTPVDSPDDAAISESANQAFLGFTYVAPSVLESIKEGFSFQPKPREVLPL
- the RPS6KB2 gene encoding ribosomal protein S6 kinase beta-2 isoform X3; the protein is MCPLSALGPLLPITPCLPLTVGSLLQEMELEPRGNGLEPVGHYEEIEISESSVNNGPEHIGPHCFELLRVLGKGGYGKVFQVRKVQGTNTGKIFAMKVLKKAKIACNAKDTAHTRAERNILEAVKHPFIVDLIYAFQTGGKLYLILECLSGGELFMQLEREGIFLEDTACFYLSEITLALGHLHSHGIIYRDLKPENIMLNSQGHIKLTDFGLCKESIHDGAVTHTFCGTIEYMAPEILVRSGHNRAVDWWSLGALMYDMLTGSPPFTAENRKKTIDKILKGKLVLPPYLTPDARDLLKKFLKRNPNQRVGGGPGDAADVQKQPFFRHINWEDLLARRLDPPFKPCLQSEEDVSQFDTRFTRQTPVDSPDDAAISESANQAFLGFTYVAPSVLESIKEGFSFQPKVRSPRRLNSSPRTPVSPVKFSPFEAFKPGEPMELGGSLPPPQPEGTAPLPIKTPVGAKKQKGGRGRVPR
- the RPS6KB2 gene encoding ribosomal protein S6 kinase beta-2 isoform X7, which encodes MELEPRGNGLEPVGHYEEIEISESSVNNGPEHIGPHCFELLRVLGKGGYGKVFQVRKVQGTNTGKIFAMKVLKKAKIACNAKDTAHTRAERNILEAVKHPFIVDLIYAFQTGGKLYLILECLSGGELFMQLEREGIFLEDTACFYLSEITLALGHLHSHGIIYRDLKPENIMLNSQGHIKLTDFGLCKESIHDGAVTHTFCGTIEYMAPEILVRSGHNRAVDWWSLGALMYDMLTGSPPFTAENRKKTIDKILKGKLVLPPYLTPDARDLLKKFLKRNPNQRVGGGPGDAADVQKQPFFRHINWEDLLARRLDPPFKPCLQSEEDVSQFDTRFTRQTPVDSPDDAAISESANQAFLGFTYVAPSVLESIKEGFSFQPKVRSPRRLNSSPRTPVSPVKFSPFEAFKPGEPMELGGSLPPPQPEGTAPLPIKTPVGAKKQKGGRGRVPR
- the RPS6KB2 gene encoding ribosomal protein S6 kinase beta-2 isoform X1; translated protein: MAGVFDIDLETEEGSDGDEPELGAEMELEPRGNGLEPVGHYEEIEISESSVNNGPEHIGPHCFELLRVLGKGGYGKVFQVRKVQGTNTGKIFAMKVLKKAKIACNAKDTAHTRAERNILEAVKHPFIVDLIYAFQTGGKLYLILECLSGPGGSGWGHSGDRDSSGGPTWGCHLAGGELFMQLEREGIFLEDTACFYLSEITLALGHLHSHGIIYRDLKPENIMLNSQGHIKLTDFGLCKESIHDGAVTHTFCGTIEYMAPEILVRSGHNRAVDWWSLGALMYDMLTGSPPFTAENRKKTIDKILKGKLVLPPYLTPDARDLLKKFLKRNPNQRVGGGPGDAADVQKQPFFRHINWEDLLARRLDPPFKPCLQSEEDVSQFDTRFTRQTPVDSPDDAAISESANQAFLGFTYVAPSVLESIKEGFSFQPKVRSPRRLNSSPRTPVSPVKFSPFEAFKPGEPMELGGSLPPPQPEGTAPLPIKTPVGAKKQKGGRGRVPR
- the RPS6KB2 gene encoding ribosomal protein S6 kinase beta-2 isoform X4, coding for MAGVFDIDLETEEGSDGDEPELGAVSRHRGTGTGWGRGAAGEMELEPRGNGLEPVGHYEEIEISESSVNNGPEHIGPHCFELLRVLGKGGYGKVFQVRKVQGTNTGKIFAMKVLKKAKIACNAKDTAHTRAERNILEAVKHPFIVDLIYAFQTGGKLYLILECLSGGELFMQLEREGIFLEDTACFYLSEITLALGHLHSHGIIYRDLKPENIMLNSQGHIKLTDFGLCKESIHDGAVTHTFCGTIEYMAPEILVRSGHNRAVDWWSLGALMYDMLTGSPPFTAENRKKTIDKILKGKLVLPPYLTPDARDLLKKFLKRNPNQRVGGGPGDAADVQKQPFFRHINWEDLLARRLDPPFKPCLTPVDSPDDAAISESANQAFLGFTYVAPSVLESIKEGFSFQPKVRSPRRLNSSPRTPVSPVKFSPFEAFKPGEPMELGGSLPPPQPEGTAPLPIKTPVGAKKQKGGRGRVPR
- the RPS6KB2 gene encoding ribosomal protein S6 kinase beta-2 isoform X2, which encodes MAGVFDIDLETEEGSDGDEPELGAVSRHRGTGTGWGRGAAGEMELEPRGNGLEPVGHYEEIEISESSVNNGPEHIGPHCFELLRVLGKGGYGKVFQVRKVQGTNTGKIFAMKVLKKAKIACNAKDTAHTRAERNILEAVKHPFIVDLIYAFQTGGKLYLILECLSGGELFMQLEREGIFLEDTACFYLSEITLALGHLHSHGIIYRDLKPENIMLNSQGHIKLTDFGLCKESIHDGAVTHTFCGTIEYMAPEILVRSGHNRAVDWWSLGALMYDMLTGSPPFTAENRKKTIDKILKGKLVLPPYLTPDARDLLKKFLKRNPNQRVGGGPGDAADVQKQPFFRHINWEDLLARRLDPPFKPCLQSEEDVSQFDTRFTRQTPVDSPDDAAISESANQAFLGFTYVAPSVLESIKEGFSFQPKVRSPRRLNSSPRTPVSPVKFSPFEAFKPGEPMELGGSLPPPQPEGTAPLPIKTPVGAKKQKGGRGRVPR
- the RPS6KB2 gene encoding ribosomal protein S6 kinase beta-2 isoform X8, whose product is MAGVFDIDLETEEGSDGDEPELGAEMELEPRGNGLEPVGHYEEIEISESSVNNGPEHIGPHCFELLRVLGKGGYGKVFQVRKVQGTNTGKIFAMKVLKKAKIACNAKDTAHTRAERNILEAVKHPFIVDLIYAFQTGGKLYLILECLSGPGGSGWGHSGDRDSSGGPTWGCHLAGGELFMQLEREGIFLEDTACFYLSEITLALGHLHSHGIIYRDLKPENIMLNSQGHIKLTDFGLCKESIHDGAVTHTFCGTIEYMAPEILVRSGHNRAVDWWSLGALMYDMLTGSPPFTAENRKKTIDKILKGKLVLPPYLTPDARDLLKKFLKRNPNQRVGGGPGDAADVQKQPFFRHINWEDLLARRLDPPFKPCLQSEEDVSQFDTRFTRQTPVDSPDDAAISESANQAFLGFTYVAPSVLESIKEGFSFQPKPREVLPL
- the RPS6KB2 gene encoding ribosomal protein S6 kinase beta-2 isoform X6; amino-acid sequence: MAGVFDIDLETEEGSDGDEPELGAEMELEPRGNGLEPVGHYEEIEISESSVNNGPEHIGPHCFELLRVLGKGGYGKVFQVRKVQGTNTGKIFAMKVLKKAKIACNAKDTAHTRAERNILEAVKHPFIVDLIYAFQTGGKLYLILECLSGGELFMQLEREGIFLEDTACFYLSEITLALGHLHSHGIIYRDLKPENIMLNSQGHIKLTDFGLCKESIHDGAVTHTFCGTIEYMAPEILVRSGHNRAVDWWSLGALMYDMLTGSPPFTAENRKKTIDKILKGKLVLPPYLTPDARDLLKKFLKRNPNQRVGGGPGDAADVQKQPFFRHINWEDLLARRLDPPFKPCLTPVDSPDDAAISESANQAFLGFTYVAPSVLESIKEGFSFQPKVRSPRRLNSSPRTPVSPVKFSPFEAFKPGEPMELGGSLPPPQPEGTAPLPIKTPVGAKKQKGGRGRVPR
- the RPS6KB2 gene encoding ribosomal protein S6 kinase beta-2 isoform X11 translates to MKVLKKAKIACNAKDTAHTRAERNILEAVKHPFIVDLIYAFQTGGKLYLILECLSGGELFMQLEREGIFLEDTACFYLSEITLALGHLHSHGIIYRDLKPENIMLNSQGHIKLTDFGLCKESIHDGAVTHTFCGTIEYMAPEILVRSGHNRAVDWWSLGALMYDMLTGSPPFTAENRKKTIDKILKGKLVLPPYLTPDARDLLKKFLKRNPNQRVGGGPGDAADVQKQPFFRHINWEDLLARRLDPPFKPCLQSEEDVSQFDTRFTRQTPVDSPDDAAISESANQAFLGFTYVAPSVLESIKEGFSFQPKVRSPRRLNSSPRTPVSPVKFSPFEAFKPGEPMELGGSLPPPQPEGTAPLPIKTPVGAKKQKGGRGRVPR
- the RPS6KB2 gene encoding ribosomal protein S6 kinase beta-2 isoform X5 — encoded protein: MAGVFDIDLETEEGSDGDEPELGAEMELEPRGNGLEPVGHYEEIEISESSVNNGPEHIGPHCFELLRVLGKGGYGKVFQVRKVQGTNTGKIFAMKVLKKAKIACNAKDTAHTRAERNILEAVKHPFIVDLIYAFQTGGKLYLILECLSGGELFMQLEREGIFLEDTACFYLSEITLALGHLHSHGIIYRDLKPENIMLNSQGHIKLTDFGLCKESIHDGAVTHTFCGTIEYMAPEILVRSGHNRAVDWWSLGALMYDMLTGSPPFTAENRKKTIDKILKGKLVLPPYLTPDARDLLKKFLKRNPNQRVGGGPGDAADVQKQPFFRHINWEDLLARRLDPPFKPCLQSEEDVSQFDTRFTRQTPVDSPDDAAISESANQAFLGFTYVAPSVLESIKEGFSFQPKVRSPRRLNSSPRTPVSPVKFSPFEAFKPGEPMELGGSLPPPQPEGTAPLPIKTPVGAKKQKGGRGRVPR